In Kordiimonas sp. SCSIO 12610, the following are encoded in one genomic region:
- a CDS encoding peptidoglycan-binding protein has protein sequence MLKIQQSVGIGSQNRPHDVAVIQLALRLHRTAGQGAYYSGAIDGNYSDLLHQAIVRFQFDNGLVTLKSKAGVIDKASQTATKLYRKFPAAWKNITPIAVADGSVVFYDFNQQKLEADLAKEIARIRAAAYLLPRYEKALTALMTSVLKEAKVLLKLDFKSRKIIHPGSFRLSLKSEPNRILKLLGGNLSVPTIQRQFSLLDFQKKVISSKVSVNDVWVQDGKIDKVLRLKSRISNYMAGPLYVTGVKNGLLELNAEGGNVDLDFTLHRRVLLKKQSSDPLLRNYETAYVYGTVIKLYREHADYTDDLSKVWFKEFLFNKSNYDEIYQYLKRKNNIFALNLSPLAGEIARAMTTETYALLADQLGAINSLISKGKLSADIYDAFQRATKNGDELAAFLLEDVESGSSKILLKLTQNTVAIITLGAKVQVDISKGIPADEAIIKNIAEFFLGKVPGIVSSAIVVKRLNLRLNKRFTSGQQVIITALASFFIDMAITYIIEEFSKKMRIEVGSITRAFYREHIKPALKDETS, from the coding sequence ATGTTGAAAATCCAACAATCGGTTGGCATTGGCAGCCAGAACAGGCCGCATGATGTTGCGGTAATTCAGTTGGCGCTTCGACTACACCGAACTGCGGGGCAAGGGGCTTATTACTCAGGGGCAATTGATGGAAACTACAGTGACTTGTTACATCAAGCTATTGTTCGGTTTCAATTTGACAATGGGTTAGTTACATTAAAATCGAAAGCGGGCGTTATAGACAAAGCTAGTCAGACAGCTACGAAATTATATCGGAAATTTCCTGCCGCCTGGAAGAATATTACACCAATTGCTGTTGCTGATGGCTCTGTGGTTTTCTATGATTTTAACCAACAAAAGCTCGAGGCTGATTTAGCAAAAGAGATAGCAAGGATCAGAGCAGCGGCATATTTGTTGCCACGTTACGAAAAGGCCCTGACAGCTTTAATGACGAGCGTTTTAAAGGAAGCCAAGGTATTACTTAAACTAGACTTTAAGTCCCGAAAAATCATTCATCCTGGCAGTTTTCGATTATCATTGAAATCAGAGCCTAACCGTATCCTCAAATTACTGGGGGGAAATTTGAGTGTTCCAACTATACAACGTCAATTTTCACTGTTGGACTTTCAAAAGAAAGTTATAAGCAGCAAGGTTTCGGTAAATGACGTATGGGTTCAGGATGGCAAAATTGACAAGGTTCTGAGGCTGAAATCCCGTATCAGTAATTACATGGCAGGGCCACTATATGTTACTGGTGTGAAAAACGGCTTATTGGAATTGAATGCAGAAGGAGGCAATGTTGATCTCGATTTCACTCTGCATCGTAGGGTTCTACTGAAGAAACAGTCAAGTGACCCACTTCTGCGTAATTATGAAACTGCGTATGTATACGGAACGGTGATAAAGCTTTACCGTGAGCATGCGGACTATACAGATGATTTGTCTAAAGTCTGGTTCAAAGAGTTTCTGTTTAATAAATCTAATTACGATGAAATATATCAATATTTAAAACGCAAAAATAACATATTTGCCCTGAATTTATCCCCTCTCGCGGGTGAAATTGCCCGCGCAATGACAACAGAAACCTATGCATTGCTTGCAGACCAGTTAGGCGCAATAAATTCACTTATTAGTAAAGGTAAATTGAGCGCTGATATATATGATGCTTTCCAACGTGCCACAAAAAATGGTGACGAATTAGCAGCATTTTTACTGGAAGATGTAGAGAGTGGTTCCTCAAAAATATTACTGAAACTTACCCAAAACACTGTTGCGATTATAACGTTAGGGGCGAAGGTTCAAGTTGATATCTCCAAGGGTATTCCTGCGGATGAGGCAATTATTAAAAATATAGCAGAATTCTTTTTAGGAAAAGTTCCGGGAATTGTTTCATCAGCAATTGTTGTGAAACGCTTGAATTTGCGCCTTAATAAACGCTTCACGAGCGGACAACAGGTGATTATTACGGCTCTTGCCAGTTTTTTCATCGATATGGCGATTACCTATATTATTGAAGAGTTTTCGAAGAAGATGCGCATTGAAGTCGGGTCAATAACGCGTGCATTTTACCGTGAACATATCAAGCCAGCTTTGAAAGATGAAACATCATAA
- a CDS encoding class I SAM-dependent methyltransferase, translating to MQIFWKIPIISKLVYRVWRLDAARKINWIAPHIKVGETLLEVGSGPGSVVELLRERGHNVTALDVQNSAFSEALAPIVYDGTRMPFQEGKFDTALILTTLHHAHDPDQVVREAARVAKRVIIIEDIYKSPMQRVLTKIMDSITNMEFFGHPHNNRDHDGWQACFTSLNLKTTHISEKPIAGYFLQALYVLEKNTEVMMLVMDSGEKEIQSRSIARP from the coding sequence ATGCAGATTTTCTGGAAAATTCCAATCATCAGCAAACTGGTTTACCGCGTGTGGAGGCTGGATGCAGCGCGCAAAATCAACTGGATCGCGCCGCACATAAAGGTGGGGGAGACGTTATTGGAGGTCGGGAGCGGCCCCGGAAGCGTGGTCGAACTACTCAGGGAACGCGGGCATAATGTAACGGCGCTCGATGTTCAGAACTCAGCCTTTAGCGAAGCGTTAGCACCCATTGTTTATGACGGCACAAGAATGCCATTTCAGGAAGGGAAATTTGACACGGCGCTTATCCTCACAACGCTGCATCACGCCCATGATCCTGATCAGGTCGTGCGTGAGGCCGCAAGGGTCGCAAAGCGCGTGATTATCATTGAGGATATTTATAAAAGCCCCATGCAGCGCGTGCTTACCAAAATCATGGATAGCATCACCAATATGGAATTTTTCGGCCATCCGCATAATAACCGCGATCATGATGGCTGGCAGGCATGTTTCACATCGCTGAATTTAAAGACCACACACATAAGCGAAAAACCAATCGCCGGCTATTTCCTGCAGGCCCTGTATGTGTTGGAAAAAAATACCGAAGTCATGATGCTCGTTATGGATAGTGGTGAAAAGGAAATACAGAGCAGGTCAATAGCAAGGCCTTGA
- a CDS encoding calcium-binding protein, protein MSFLNLNSITGSGGADQLAGSGNAVVFGRGGNDTITSNGAGIRVLAGGSGNDTYLITGGINIVIETGGAADRLEATGIDINDPSTSITVIDRTHLFINDGNTQIILYNWLTTGGQIETFEFAGGSLSVTDLIDDFASLPGFDGDLTWDEVATSLAIPAEALASFTGAATATGQGLEDSIAFIEQNIARLETNTTNAFTGTSGNDTFISQGNFAADTLNGNDGADSLVGDDGFSTLRGGDGDDFLASSDGNDFISGGLGDDIALGGDGADQIFAGPGDIGNDRFFGEAGSDVIGGGAGNDLLVGGTSNLISSAFASADLAVDASDTLFGGDGNDTLIGGNVNDANANGAFETGEEITTGLSGNTLYAGTGDDLVFGAAGNDEIGGGVGDDTLVGGAGNDVFFGGAGDGADTGTNDLINGGDGNDTVFSSGGNDSVDGGDGDDELFSGGGVDTVLGGAGDDTIFGGGGNDQFTGGSGADTFAFFGGNGDDTITDFSLAQDILDLNGTTTDFTNLSSVQAAASNAVQGGQAGLLIDTGGGDSVFLEGLTVNDLPALNIIF, encoded by the coding sequence ATGTCATTTTTAAATTTAAACTCTATCACTGGCTCAGGCGGCGCTGATCAGCTTGCGGGTAGTGGCAACGCGGTTGTGTTTGGGCGCGGCGGTAATGATACAATTACCAGCAATGGTGCGGGCATACGGGTTCTTGCCGGCGGCTCCGGCAATGATACGTACCTCATTACAGGTGGTATCAATATTGTTATCGAAACGGGCGGCGCGGCTGATCGTTTGGAAGCAACAGGAATTGATATCAATGACCCTTCTACCTCAATAACGGTTATTGATCGTACCCATTTGTTTATCAATGATGGAAACACGCAAATCATCCTCTATAACTGGCTGACAACGGGGGGTCAGATTGAAACCTTTGAGTTTGCAGGCGGCAGCTTATCAGTAACAGATTTAATCGATGATTTTGCAAGCCTACCTGGCTTTGATGGTGACCTGACTTGGGATGAGGTGGCGACAAGCCTTGCCATCCCTGCGGAAGCGCTCGCCAGCTTTACTGGGGCAGCCACAGCCACGGGGCAAGGTCTTGAGGATAGCATCGCCTTTATCGAGCAAAATATTGCACGCCTTGAAACAAACACGACCAATGCGTTCACCGGAACATCCGGGAACGATACGTTCATTTCACAGGGTAATTTTGCCGCGGATACCTTAAATGGTAATGACGGCGCGGATAGTCTCGTGGGTGACGACGGTTTTTCGACACTACGCGGCGGTGACGGCGATGATTTCCTCGCGAGCTCGGATGGCAACGATTTTATCTCGGGTGGCCTCGGTGATGATATTGCCTTGGGCGGCGACGGCGCGGATCAAATCTTTGCAGGGCCGGGTGATATTGGCAATGATCGATTTTTTGGTGAGGCTGGAAGCGACGTTATCGGCGGTGGTGCCGGAAACGACTTGCTTGTTGGTGGTACATCAAACCTGATTTCGAGTGCGTTTGCGTCCGCTGACCTTGCGGTTGATGCTTCTGACACACTTTTTGGCGGTGACGGAAATGACACGCTCATTGGCGGTAATGTTAATGATGCGAACGCTAACGGTGCATTTGAAACAGGCGAAGAAATTACAACAGGTCTGAGCGGCAACACGCTTTATGCTGGCACTGGCGATGATCTGGTATTTGGTGCTGCTGGAAATGACGAAATCGGCGGCGGCGTTGGTGATGATACGCTTGTTGGCGGCGCAGGTAACGACGTGTTCTTCGGCGGCGCTGGTGACGGCGCTGATACGGGTACAAACGATTTGATCAACGGCGGTGACGGCAATGATACTGTTTTCTCGTCTGGCGGCAATGACAGCGTTGATGGCGGCGACGGTGATGACGAATTATTCTCAGGTGGCGGCGTTGACACAGTTCTTGGCGGTGCTGGTGATGACACGATTTTTGGCGGTGGTGGTAACGACCAGTTCACGGGTGGAAGTGGCGCGGATACGTTTGCTTTCTTTGGTGGCAACGGTGATGACACCATCACGGACTTTAGTTTGGCCCAGGATATACTCGACCTGAACGGTACAACAACTGATTTCACCAATCTTTCCAGCGTTCAAGCGGCGGCTTCAAACGCCGTTCAGGGCGGACAGGCTGGACTATTGATTGATACGGGCGGCGGCGACAGTGTTTTCCTTGAAGGACTGACAGTGAATGACCTTCCTGCGCTGAATATCATATTCTAG
- a CDS encoding sensor histidine kinase KdpD, producing MPVNRVNVSRKYMAVIAVSLFLATAICFVCGLWAGYLSPVELISLPSLSLGTLFIFLAYASKLKIKDRYLGMAFIFLAGAYLLAGQFDFTFNEHHNFVFYIIWIPGYYLMLVFADFRRERRRWGLRFLILSIISLMLGALFSDRSFDTYSLILLLNLFLGQVVIVATFSLLSSLIRSKTAEAAQLETLKRSEQKLKAAADIAIRAKHEADQANSAKSKFIANMSHELRTPLNAIIGFSDLLKNPDMEAANKSKFIEYGTDIHASGTHLLGLINELLDVARAESGKLRINEENLDMRNIIEAAIDECGAQANAHKVTMDIVEVSEGLSMIGDFRMMGQVFSNLFATALKSARPGGNIRVWFERKGGAADQPCFIVEDNGEGMEADVLGRVKQPFAYENDPYSHDNEGIGVGLYLVDIFMKLHEGSFDIYSKKGEGTRVVLTLPNARIV from the coding sequence ATGCCAGTGAACAGAGTGAATGTGTCGAGGAAATATATGGCTGTGATTGCAGTCAGTTTGTTTCTTGCGACAGCAATTTGCTTCGTATGTGGATTGTGGGCTGGATATTTAAGCCCGGTTGAACTGATATCCTTGCCATCGCTTAGTCTGGGTACCCTCTTTATTTTCCTCGCTTATGCTTCAAAATTGAAAATCAAGGATCGCTATCTTGGTATGGCTTTTATCTTTCTGGCGGGGGCCTATCTTTTGGCAGGTCAGTTTGATTTTACTTTCAACGAGCATCATAATTTTGTCTTTTATATCATATGGATACCCGGCTATTATCTGATGCTGGTGTTCGCTGATTTCCGGCGTGAACGGCGCAGATGGGGGCTTAGGTTTCTTATCCTTTCGATCATAAGCCTTATGCTTGGTGCGCTTTTCAGCGATCGATCATTTGATACATACAGTCTTATCCTGTTGTTGAATCTGTTTTTGGGTCAGGTTGTGATTGTCGCGACCTTTAGTTTGCTAAGCAGCTTGATCAGAAGCAAGACCGCAGAGGCCGCTCAGCTTGAAACATTGAAGCGCTCAGAGCAGAAATTAAAAGCGGCTGCTGATATCGCAATCCGAGCAAAGCATGAAGCCGATCAGGCCAATTCCGCCAAATCCAAATTCATCGCTAATATGAGCCACGAGCTTAGAACCCCCTTAAACGCGATTATCGGATTTTCTGACCTGCTCAAAAATCCAGATATGGAGGCGGCCAACAAAAGTAAATTTATTGAATATGGCACTGATATTCATGCAAGCGGAACCCACCTTCTGGGGCTTATCAATGAATTGCTGGATGTTGCGCGTGCAGAATCCGGCAAGCTTCGCATCAATGAAGAAAATCTTGATATGCGTAATATTATCGAGGCGGCAATCGATGAATGCGGCGCCCAGGCAAATGCCCACAAAGTGACCATGGATATCGTCGAAGTCAGCGAAGGTCTGTCGATGATTGGTGACTTTAGGATGATGGGGCAGGTCTTTAGCAATCTGTTTGCAACCGCTTTGAAGTCCGCGCGTCCGGGCGGCAATATTCGGGTGTGGTTTGAGCGAAAGGGCGGAGCGGCAGATCAGCCATGTTTCATCGTTGAAGATAACGGTGAGGGGATGGAGGCCGATGTTCTGGGGCGCGTTAAACAACCGTTTGCCTATGAAAATGACCCCTATTCCCATGACAATGAAGGTATTGGTGTTGGGTTATATCTTGTCGATATCTTTATGAAATTGCATGAAGGCTCGTTTGATATTTACAGCAAAAAGGGCGAGGGTACGCGCGTTGTGTTAACGCTGCCTAATGCAAGAATAGTCTGA
- a CDS encoding 3TM-type holin: MGIPVLDTILDVIKTPLERLIPDKNKKAEFEHALQIEVLKAGLGQMEINKVEAAHKSIFVAGWRPFIGWVCGFALAWHFILYDIAVWVQLSFFPASPQPPALNGTETLITVLLSMLGLGGLRTVEKIKGVAREGIVGKSE; this comes from the coding sequence ATGGGTATTCCCGTACTTGATACGATTTTGGATGTGATCAAAACGCCGCTTGAACGCTTGATCCCAGACAAAAACAAGAAGGCAGAGTTCGAGCACGCGCTTCAGATTGAGGTTCTGAAGGCCGGCCTCGGCCAGATGGAAATTAATAAGGTTGAGGCCGCGCACAAAAGCATTTTTGTTGCCGGGTGGCGTCCGTTCATTGGCTGGGTTTGCGGCTTTGCACTCGCGTGGCATTTTATCCTTTATGATATTGCGGTTTGGGTGCAGCTATCGTTTTTCCCCGCCTCCCCACAGCCACCGGCCCTCAATGGTACTGAAACATTGATCACTGTTCTTTTGTCCATGCTTGGCCTTGGTGGGTTGCGTACGGTTGAGAAAATCAAGGGCGTCGCCCGCGAGGGGATAGTGGGGAAGAGTGAATGA
- a CDS encoding D-Ala-D-Ala carboxypeptidase family metallohydrolase: MNFPRFTRFARRSTGADLWADARVLSPHFTLSEFTRSDTANKHGINNHPTELHELENMKALAGSVLEPARQIIGRPLFITSGYRSSALNRIIGGARHSQHMLGEAADFIVKGADMHEIAETLTALDSIPFDQLIFENRYNEGRRNGSQKRGQGGYKWTPNWTPEWTQWVHISHRRMGENRGEVLTTAKQGNKRRIVRGIVAPEMVLSSA, translated from the coding sequence ATGAATTTCCCTCGTTTTACGCGCTTTGCTCGGCGCTCAACGGGCGCTGATCTGTGGGCGGATGCGCGTGTGCTTAGCCCGCATTTTACCCTTTCTGAATTCACGCGTTCTGACACGGCCAACAAGCATGGCATCAATAATCACCCCACTGAATTGCATGAGCTGGAGAATATGAAGGCGCTTGCAGGTAGCGTGCTGGAGCCGGCGCGGCAGATTATCGGGCGGCCCCTTTTTATCACCTCTGGCTACCGATCGTCTGCGCTTAACCGTATTATCGGCGGCGCGCGCCATAGCCAGCACATGCTGGGTGAGGCCGCGGACTTTATCGTGAAGGGCGCGGATATGCATGAAATCGCGGAAACGCTGACGGCGCTTGATAGCATTCCGTTTGATCAATTGATCTTTGAAAACCGCTATAATGAAGGCAGGCGTAATGGCAGCCAAAAGAGAGGTCAGGGGGGCTATAAGTGGACCCCTAATTGGACTCCCGAATGGACTCAGTGGGTCCATATTTCCCATCGCCGCATGGGTGAAAATAGGGGTGAGGTGCTGACGACCGCGAAACAGGGCAATAAACGCCGAATAGTGCGCGGCATTGTGGCACCAGAAATGGTCCTTTCGTCAGCATAA
- a CDS encoding calcium-binding protein: MITWQVIRNSTVATSGVSTELLNLIESLIIQAGEFWARYLDPVTDVTLTIDFGFIDEEGGTLAEAGSSFGRIGTTDDGEPLFQIATITELATGVDPFSTADITLSFNLANLDDIYFDPDITTVDDLPSNLNDGFSILLHEIGHGLGFLGFIDTPADLDDPDNVISVYDQLVRFDGNIPFFTGANARASFGGDVPLTPDDPSHLGNPNDPNDPLTGPGGDILQPFAVRGVRESISSLNIAVLQDVGIPVRTASSSANELFGFELENDTIDGLEGNDTLDGLGGNDTLRGGEGDDQILGNGGNDFISSGLGDDLATGGDGDDQIFAGVGDVGADTVIGGAGNDTLGGGGGNDLVIGGGSNVIDGIDAGAITLAGANTLFGGSGDDTLLGGGFDDANGNGQYDVGEEVISVAGVNTIFAGTGNDRIAGAAGNDILGGGTGDDTLRGGDGNDTFFGGQGDASDTGRNDVISAGNGNDTVFSGAGNDDIDGGFGDDELFNGAGNDTVRGNLGDDTIFGGADDDRLSGNGGADTFAFFDGNGNDTIIDFSVAEDTLDLNGTEIDFTDLASVEAAASNTTQGGVAGLLIDTGTGDSIFLEGLTTADLASINIIF; the protein is encoded by the coding sequence ATGATTACGTGGCAGGTTATAAGAAACTCAACCGTTGCAACAAGTGGTGTTTCCACCGAGTTGCTCAATCTTATCGAAAGCCTGATCATTCAGGCTGGGGAATTTTGGGCACGCTATCTCGACCCTGTAACGGATGTCACGTTGACGATAGATTTCGGATTTATCGATGAAGAAGGTGGCACGCTCGCGGAAGCAGGGAGTTCCTTTGGCCGTATTGGCACCACAGACGACGGTGAACCCCTGTTTCAGATTGCCACAATCACCGAACTTGCGACCGGGGTGGACCCATTTTCAACGGCTGATATTACGCTTAGTTTTAACCTCGCCAATCTGGATGATATTTATTTTGACCCGGACATTACAACGGTTGATGATCTCCCTTCCAATTTAAACGATGGATTTTCAATCCTACTGCATGAAATTGGCCATGGTCTGGGGTTCCTGGGTTTCATCGATACGCCTGCCGATCTTGATGATCCGGATAATGTGATTTCGGTTTATGACCAACTGGTCCGGTTTGATGGCAACATACCGTTTTTTACTGGCGCGAATGCGCGTGCGTCTTTTGGCGGTGATGTGCCTTTAACGCCTGATGATCCAAGCCATTTGGGAAACCCAAATGACCCGAATGATCCGCTGACAGGACCGGGCGGTGATATCCTTCAGCCCTTTGCTGTTCGCGGGGTTCGTGAAAGCATTAGTTCACTTAATATCGCTGTTTTGCAGGATGTTGGTATTCCCGTCAGAACGGCCTCTTCAAGCGCAAATGAACTTTTTGGTTTTGAATTGGAAAACGATACAATTGATGGCCTTGAAGGTAATGACACCCTCGACGGATTAGGCGGTAACGATACCCTTAGGGGCGGTGAAGGCGATGATCAGATACTCGGCAATGGCGGTAATGACTTTATTTCAAGCGGCCTTGGCGACGATCTGGCAACAGGCGGTGATGGCGATGATCAGATCTTTGCGGGTGTCGGTGATGTTGGCGCGGATACGGTAATCGGCGGTGCCGGGAACGATACGCTTGGCGGCGGCGGCGGCAACGACCTTGTGATCGGCGGCGGTAGTAACGTTATTGACGGTATCGATGCTGGCGCGATTACGCTTGCTGGTGCCAATACGCTCTTTGGTGGTTCAGGTGATGATACACTTTTGGGTGGTGGCTTTGATGATGCGAACGGCAATGGCCAATATGACGTTGGCGAAGAGGTAATTTCGGTCGCGGGGGTAAATACTATTTTTGCTGGCACTGGTAATGACCGGATAGCGGGCGCTGCTGGTAATGATATCCTAGGGGGTGGCACAGGTGATGATACGCTTCGGGGCGGCGACGGTAATGATACCTTCTTCGGCGGGCAGGGCGATGCGTCTGACACGGGCCGCAACGATGTGATCTCGGCTGGTAACGGTAATGATACCGTTTTCTCTGGCGCAGGGAACGATGATATCGATGGCGGTTTCGGCGATGATGAGCTCTTTAACGGCGCTGGCAACGATACGGTTCGGGGGAATTTGGGTGACGATACGATATTTGGCGGCGCCGATGATGACCGACTAAGCGGTAACGGCGGCGCTGACACCTTCGCCTTCTTTGACGGGAACGGCAATGACACCATCATTGATTTCAGCGTGGCAGAGGATACGCTTGACCTGAATGGTACGGAAATCGATTTCACCGACCTCGCGAGCGTGGAGGCGGCGGCATCCAACACCACACAGGGTGGTGTTGCTGGGTTACTCATAGACACAGGCACAGGCGACAGTATCTTCCTCGAGGGCCTAACGACCGCGGACCTCGCCAGCATCAATATCATTTTCTAA